From Deferribacter autotrophicus, the proteins below share one genomic window:
- a CDS encoding NADH:flavin oxidoreductase, producing the protein MIFSNFKIGNLNLKNRTIRSATWEGMCDSDGKPTERLINLYEQLAENEVALIITGYAYVSQDGIQLPGMLGVHDDNNISALKELVDKVHEKGGKIAVQLVHAGGQANRKSSGLQPIAPSAVEFPSYSEVPKEMTIDDIKRVIADFGKAARRVKEAGFDAIQLHGAHGYLINQFLSPLTNKRTDEYGGSLKNRVRFLKEVVAEVRNKVGNDYPVFIKLNCDDFLDGGFTIDEAVKVAKMLEEWGIDAIEVSGGSPASKDTSPARSKIDSAEKEAYHKELSNRIKQVVNIPVAVVGGIRSFEVATEIIDNGFADAVSFSRPLIREPHLIKRWKESDKTKAKCISCNGCFMPGIKEGGIYCVVEKRLKDQQK; encoded by the coding sequence ATGATTTTTAGCAATTTTAAAATTGGTAATCTTAATCTGAAAAACAGAACCATAAGGTCTGCAACGTGGGAGGGTATGTGCGATAGTGATGGTAAACCGACTGAGCGTTTAATTAATTTGTATGAACAGCTTGCTGAAAATGAGGTTGCACTTATAATCACTGGTTATGCTTATGTAAGCCAGGATGGTATTCAACTACCTGGTATGCTCGGTGTTCATGATGATAACAACATTTCTGCTTTAAAGGAACTTGTTGATAAGGTGCATGAAAAAGGCGGCAAGATAGCAGTACAACTTGTTCATGCTGGTGGACAGGCAAACAGAAAATCTTCTGGACTCCAGCCTATTGCTCCATCTGCAGTGGAGTTTCCAAGCTATTCAGAAGTGCCAAAGGAAATGACCATAGATGATATAAAAAGAGTAATCGCTGACTTTGGCAAAGCTGCAAGAAGGGTAAAAGAAGCAGGATTTGATGCAATTCAGTTGCACGGAGCACACGGATATTTGATTAATCAGTTTTTATCTCCACTTACAAATAAGAGGACTGATGAGTATGGCGGAAGCCTTAAAAACAGAGTAAGGTTTTTAAAAGAAGTTGTAGCTGAAGTTAGAAATAAAGTAGGTAACGATTATCCTGTATTTATCAAGCTAAATTGTGATGATTTTTTAGATGGAGGATTTACAATTGATGAGGCTGTAAAAGTAGCTAAAATGCTTGAAGAATGGGGTATAGATGCTATTGAGGTTTCCGGTGGTTCTCCAGCATCAAAGGACACCTCTCCAGCAAGATCAAAAATTGATAGTGCTGAGAAAGAAGCTTACCATAAAGAGTTATCTAATAGGATAAAACAAGTGGTTAATATTCCTGTAGCTGTGGTTGGCGGAATTAGAAGCTTCGAAGTTGCTACTGAGATTATTGATAATGGTTTTGCTGATGCTGTTTCATTTTCAAGACCTTTGATAAGAGAGCCACATCTAATTAAAAGATGGAAAGAATCTGATAAAACAAAAGCAAAATGTATTTCCTGTAATGGATGTTTTATGCCAGGGATAAAAGAGGGTGGAATTTACTGTGTGGTTGAAAAAAGGTTGAAAGATCAGCAAAAATGA
- a CDS encoding helix-turn-helix transcriptional regulator, translating to MSDLESLGNFLRQIRINHKITQKDLAKILGLSPTFVNNIENGKKRPTAETVFKIFQIFNLSYSDITFILNSYLKLANSKNKAKLIESLLSHNIFLLFIDSFNFYDDFKQLFTTTSQRYSLAQSFLDTVTAITKIKAGVSKTLTNGTDDFLATITKLKENNDFLVFNKVKLTDEHYKFLSTFNTYLDPSDEFWDIDNHNILIQEFTEALKQHCGIDIENLTPQDVKTILLNRYNNKLYTIEDSLITRAIKGEFFKGKIPYDLFKRSEKLIQANGDFYVTWFHSTIPEIEIKLIFYSSLQLIENKLKPFLSMLEQHDKEFANRFTSHILDYIDLLENAYYTDNKGVGFRILKSGKKEDD from the coding sequence ATGAGTGATTTAGAAAGTTTGGGTAATTTTCTTCGACAAATAAGGATAAATCATAAAATAACACAAAAAGATTTAGCCAAAATACTTGGTTTGTCTCCAACATTTGTAAATAATATTGAAAACGGAAAAAAAAGACCTACTGCAGAAACAGTTTTTAAAATTTTCCAAATATTTAATCTTTCATATTCTGATATTACTTTTATTCTTAACTCTTATTTAAAATTAGCAAATAGTAAAAACAAAGCAAAACTTATTGAATCTTTATTAAGTCATAATATCTTTTTGTTGTTCATTGATAGCTTTAACTTTTACGATGACTTTAAACAGTTATTTACCACTACAAGCCAACGATATTCATTAGCACAAAGCTTTCTTGATACTGTTACAGCAATAACCAAAATCAAAGCTGGTGTATCTAAAACTTTAACAAATGGAACGGATGACTTTTTAGCTACTATTACCAAATTGAAAGAAAACAACGACTTTCTTGTGTTTAACAAGGTTAAGCTTACAGATGAGCATTACAAGTTTTTGAGCACTTTTAACACGTATCTTGACCCAAGTGACGAATTTTGGGATATTGATAATCACAACATATTGATTCAAGAGTTTACTGAAGCATTAAAACAACACTGTGGCATTGATATAGAAAATCTAACACCACAAGATGTTAAAACTATACTGTTAAACAGGTATAACAATAAACTATATACGATTGAAGATAGTCTAATCACCAGAGCAATTAAGGGAGAGTTCTTTAAAGGAAAAATACCTTACGATTTGTTTAAACGGTCTGAGAAGCTAATACAAGCAAATGGTGATTTCTATGTTACTTGGTTTCACTCAACCATACCAGAAATTGAAATAAAGCTAATATTTTACTCATCATTACAGCTAATAGAAAACAAGCTTAAACCGTTTCTTTCGATGTTGGAACAACACGATAAAGAGTTTGCTAATAGGTTCACATCCCACATACTCGACTATATTGACTTGTTAGAGAATGCATACTACACGGACAACAAAGGAGTGGGGTTTAGAATACTTAAGAGTGGTAAGAAAGAAGATGACTAA
- a CDS encoding tyrosine-type recombinase/integrase — protein MALKVGLYKGVETWFYDFTYHGKRYRGWLLPVSKMTRKEATEKIKEIKAQVALGLYQKQTVKREASFKEVLTMFLEYLKTHKVSTYHTCKHQFAKLIEFFNNKKITPQLIYKWQQLRLAQGVSGATINRELNFVKSAYNKAIKQGLVKENPFQHFLKFEEYPRMRYLSKDELNRLLKATDGYLKEIIITAILTGMRKREILDLHVNEINFELMIITKKAENTKNNDYKIIPINDTLAGIFKKRLEKSPFGYVFYNPKTGKPFTDIKKGFTNALKRAGIADFRFHDLRHTFGTYALLMTKDLRTVQELLGHKDIKMTQRYTHILNQQKKNIIDSINSIFNL, from the coding sequence ATGGCTCTTAAAGTTGGACTTTACAAAGGTGTTGAAACTTGGTTTTACGATTTCACTTATCACGGTAAACGTTACAGGGGTTGGTTACTTCCTGTATCGAAAATGACCAGAAAGGAAGCTACGGAGAAAATAAAAGAGATAAAAGCCCAAGTGGCTTTGGGGTTGTATCAGAAACAGACTGTAAAAAGAGAAGCATCTTTCAAGGAAGTGTTAACCATGTTTCTGGAATACCTGAAAACCCACAAGGTTAGTACTTACCACACATGCAAACATCAGTTTGCCAAACTTATTGAGTTTTTTAACAACAAGAAAATTACTCCCCAGCTTATCTACAAATGGCAACAGTTAAGATTAGCTCAAGGTGTATCTGGTGCAACCATCAACAGAGAACTAAACTTTGTCAAATCAGCTTACAACAAAGCAATTAAACAAGGCTTGGTTAAAGAAAACCCATTTCAACACTTCCTAAAGTTTGAGGAATATCCACGTATGAGATACCTCTCTAAAGATGAGTTGAACAGGCTATTAAAAGCCACAGATGGTTATCTAAAAGAAATAATAATTACAGCAATTTTAACGGGTATGAGAAAACGTGAAATATTAGATTTGCACGTAAATGAAATAAACTTCGAGCTAATGATTATCACCAAGAAAGCAGAAAACACTAAGAACAATGATTATAAAATCATTCCAATAAACGACACTTTGGCGGGAATATTTAAGAAAAGGCTTGAGAAATCCCCTTTTGGCTATGTGTTTTATAACCCTAAAACAGGAAAGCCATTTACAGACATCAAAAAAGGGTTTACCAATGCATTAAAAAGAGCTGGTATAGCTGATTTTAGATTTCATGACTTACGCCACACGTTTGGCACTTATGCCCTATTAATGACTAAAGACCTTAGGACTGTTCAAGAACTTCTTGGGCATAAGGATATTAAGATGACACAAAGATACACTCATATTTTAAACCAACAAAAGAAAAATATTATTGATAGTATCAATAGTATTTTTAACCTGTAA
- a CDS encoding protein-export chaperone SecB, whose translation MKEPKKTKIIKLKDFKITELNYNYNINSKLKELTIGLKYKVEFNESSNKRYSVIFHLLIENIEQEFVLECKAVALFETSKPIDKDFKISNFVQTNSPAIAFPFLRSFINTFTTNAGIKPIILPAFNFAAAKEVTKEEKE comes from the coding sequence ATGAAAGAACCCAAGAAAACAAAAATAATAAAGCTTAAAGATTTTAAAATTACTGAACTAAACTACAACTATAATATTAATAGTAAACTTAAAGAACTCACTATTGGTTTAAAATATAAAGTTGAATTTAATGAGTCAAGTAATAAAAGATATTCAGTTATATTTCATTTATTAATAGAAAATATAGAGCAGGAATTTGTGTTAGAATGTAAAGCAGTAGCATTATTTGAAACGTCAAAACCAATAGACAAAGACTTTAAAATATCTAATTTTGTACAAACTAACTCTCCTGCGATAGCATTTCCTTTTTTAAGAAGTTTTATTAATACATTTACCACTAATGCTGGAATAAAACCTATTATTTTACCAGCTTTTAATTTTGCTGCTGCAAAAGAAGTTACAAAAGAAGAAAAAGAATAA
- a CDS encoding tetratricopeptide repeat protein, translating to MKKLCIFSLLVILLISNTVLSYDNSTNQNEIDMKKYKDNLMLVTKMFFDSYTKNCKEGDGYACLNLAMMYEKGNIIVKKDVKKALEFGEKSCNLGYGKGCGFLGYKYFFGKNVKQDMKKALKYYDKACKLDDFLFCHKLGIFYEKGLSVNKDYFKAFDYYKKACDNNFYDSCVSLSDLYANGYGVRQDYSKAIEYSKKACDHKNAVGCYFTGYYYFIRSSKPKKEYIIKAKEYFGKACDLKFQEGCNTYRVVNELEMKLFKK from the coding sequence ATGAAAAAATTATGTATTTTTAGCTTATTAGTTATATTATTAATAAGTAACACTGTATTAAGTTATGATAATTCTACCAATCAAAATGAAATAGATATGAAGAAATATAAAGATAATTTAATGTTAGTTACTAAGATGTTTTTTGATTCTTATACAAAAAATTGTAAAGAAGGTGATGGATATGCATGCTTGAATTTAGCTATGATGTATGAAAAAGGTAATATAATTGTAAAAAAAGATGTTAAAAAAGCATTAGAGTTTGGAGAAAAATCTTGTAATTTAGGTTATGGTAAGGGGTGCGGTTTTTTAGGATATAAATATTTTTTTGGGAAAAATGTAAAACAAGATATGAAAAAAGCTTTGAAGTATTATGATAAAGCCTGTAAATTAGATGATTTTTTATTTTGCCATAAGCTTGGAATATTTTACGAAAAAGGTTTGAGTGTAAATAAAGATTATTTTAAAGCATTTGATTATTATAAGAAAGCATGTGATAATAATTTTTATGATAGTTGTGTTTCTTTAAGTGATTTATATGCTAATGGTTATGGTGTAAGACAGGACTATTCAAAAGCTATTGAATATTCTAAAAAAGCTTGTGATCATAAGAATGCTGTTGGATGTTATTTTACAGGATATTATTACTTTATCAGATCATCAAAACCAAAAAAAGAATATATAATAAAAGCAAAAGAGTACTTTGGTAAGGCTTGTGATTTGAAATTTCAAGAAGGATGTAATACATATCGTGTAGTAAACGAATTGGAAATGAAATTATTTAAAAAATAA
- a CDS encoding metallophosphoesterase family protein, producing the protein MKLLEFTAYYLSKRKYFRIILIILVIGFWGWSEYGDLIPIKEHDLNFKSLQEIKARYKGGGFTFAVLGDNKNSSIFNYIINKLNQDKKLLFAIIGGDLVLYPTKETYQAFLKQRQHIEIPTLVLPGNHDVAFRNCYFYHKIFDSFYYSFTLGDTKFILLDNSNENNISDEQFYWLENELKNSQNLKYRFVFMHVPLWDPRDFVDSGVKFAHALKDSDFARKLEDLFIKYNVTILFESHIHGYYAFEKRGLKHIITGGAGAELKGTTPETNFYHYVRVNVSDKGVKTEVVKLDKTTTFIGLEKYWHTAKLYISRFGKIYFKQILLGFFIFILLLDGLLDYLTYRKRLK; encoded by the coding sequence ATGAAACTATTAGAATTCACTGCTTACTATCTTAGTAAAAGAAAATATTTTAGAATTATCCTAATTATATTGGTAATAGGCTTTTGGGGTTGGAGTGAATATGGCGATCTTATCCCTATCAAAGAACATGATCTGAATTTTAAATCATTGCAGGAAATTAAGGCTAGGTATAAAGGTGGAGGTTTTACATTTGCAGTTTTGGGTGATAATAAAAATTCATCTATTTTTAACTATATTATCAATAAGTTGAACCAAGACAAAAAGCTACTCTTTGCTATAATTGGAGGTGATCTTGTTCTTTATCCTACTAAAGAGACTTATCAAGCTTTTTTGAAACAAAGACAGCATATAGAAATTCCAACACTGGTATTACCTGGTAATCATGATGTAGCTTTTCGAAACTGTTATTTTTATCACAAAATTTTTGACAGCTTTTATTATAGTTTCACTTTAGGGGATACAAAATTTATACTGTTAGATAACAGTAATGAAAATAATATTTCTGATGAGCAGTTCTATTGGCTGGAAAATGAACTAAAAAATTCGCAAAACCTTAAATACAGGTTTGTGTTTATGCATGTTCCACTTTGGGACCCTAGGGATTTTGTAGATAGCGGAGTAAAGTTTGCACATGCATTAAAAGACTCTGATTTTGCGAGAAAATTAGAGGATTTATTTATTAAATACAATGTAACAATTCTTTTTGAGTCACACATTCATGGCTATTATGCTTTTGAGAAAAGAGGCTTAAAACACATAATTACTGGTGGTGCTGGAGCTGAATTAAAGGGTACAACTCCTGAAACTAATTTTTATCATTATGTAAGGGTGAATGTAAGTGACAAAGGTGTAAAAACAGAAGTTGTAAAACTTGACAAAACTACAACATTTATAGGACTGGAAAAGTACTGGCACACAGCAAAGCTTTATATTTCAAGATTTGGGAAAATCTATTTCAAACAAATATTGCTGGGATTTTTTATTTTTATCTTACTACTGGATGGACTTTTAGATTACCTTACATACAGAAAGCGTCTTAAATGA
- a CDS encoding B12-binding domain-containing radical SAM protein, with amino-acid sequence MKALLVYPEYPNTFWSFKYALDFINKKASLPPLGLLTIASMLPEDWSLKLVDLNVSRLTDEHILWADLVIISAMSIQKDSALEIIDRCHKYNVKVAGGGPLFTVESDKFDNVDYLILGEGEITVPKFLNDLKTGVPKNVYMPDDYADMVDSPAPKWEALDDINAYASLSIQYSRGCPFNCDFCNVTSMLGNRVRTKTVKQVITELDNMYNLGWRGGVFFVDDNFIAHKKRVKDELLPTLIKWMKKRKYPFEFFTQVSINLADDDEMIDLMVQAGFDTVFIGIETPNEASLNESKKYQNINRNLMDSVRKLHRKGLQVQGGFIVGFDSDPLDIFDRQINFIQKSGIITAMVGLLNAPPGTKLYERLKSENRLLDIFGGNNTDIFINFIPKIDKEKLVEGYLKIVNTIYSPKKFYERLKTFLKDYNPPDFSNVKFSFKRLKAFFKSLYKLGIFEKERYYFYKLLFWVSLRKFKCLPMAIYLSICGYHFRKVFEEVTEDYFNKGNKF; translated from the coding sequence ATGAAAGCATTGCTAGTATATCCAGAATATCCAAACACGTTTTGGAGTTTTAAATACGCTTTAGATTTTATTAACAAGAAAGCAAGTCTTCCTCCCCTTGGTTTACTGACAATTGCTTCAATGTTACCTGAAGACTGGTCTCTTAAACTGGTAGATTTAAATGTAAGCAGATTAACCGATGAACATATATTATGGGCTGATCTTGTGATAATCAGTGCAATGTCTATTCAGAAAGATTCAGCCTTAGAAATCATTGATAGGTGTCATAAATATAATGTTAAAGTGGCAGGTGGTGGCCCCCTGTTTACAGTAGAATCTGATAAATTTGATAATGTTGATTACTTGATTTTGGGAGAAGGTGAAATAACTGTTCCTAAGTTTTTGAATGACTTAAAAACTGGTGTCCCCAAAAATGTGTATATGCCGGATGATTATGCTGATATGGTTGATTCACCTGCACCGAAATGGGAAGCACTTGATGATATAAACGCATATGCATCTTTGAGCATTCAGTATTCCAGAGGCTGCCCTTTTAACTGTGATTTCTGCAATGTTACTTCAATGTTGGGAAACAGAGTAAGAACCAAAACAGTAAAACAGGTAATAACCGAGCTTGACAATATGTACAATCTCGGTTGGCGAGGCGGAGTATTTTTTGTGGATGATAATTTTATTGCTCATAAAAAAAGGGTAAAAGATGAGCTTTTGCCGACATTAATTAAATGGATGAAGAAAAGGAAGTATCCTTTTGAGTTTTTCACACAGGTATCAATAAATTTGGCAGACGATGATGAAATGATTGATTTGATGGTACAAGCTGGTTTTGACACTGTTTTTATTGGTATAGAAACACCAAATGAAGCTAGCTTAAATGAAAGTAAGAAATATCAAAATATTAACAGGAATTTAATGGATTCAGTTAGAAAATTGCATAGAAAAGGGCTTCAGGTTCAGGGTGGATTTATTGTTGGTTTTGATAGTGATCCTTTAGATATTTTTGACCGTCAAATTAATTTCATTCAGAAAAGTGGTATTATTACAGCAATGGTTGGGCTTTTGAATGCTCCTCCAGGCACAAAGCTTTATGAAAGATTAAAATCTGAAAACAGACTTTTAGATATATTTGGAGGCAATAATACCGACATTTTTATTAACTTTATACCAAAAATTGATAAGGAAAAACTGGTTGAAGGTTATCTTAAAATTGTGAACACTATTTATTCTCCTAAAAAATTTTATGAACGTTTAAAGACATTTTTAAAGGATTATAATCCACCAGATTTTAGCAATGTAAAGTTTTCATTTAAAAGATTAAAGGCATTTTTTAAGTCATTGTACAAATTAGGAATTTTTGAAAAGGAAAGATATTATTTTTATAAACTGTTATTTTGGGTGTCTCTTAGAAAGTTTAAATGTTTGCCAATGGCTATATATTTATCAATCTGCGGATACCATTTCAGAAAGGTTTTTGAAGAAGTAACAGAGGATTATTTCAATAAAGGTAATAAGTTTTAA
- the rarD gene encoding EamA family transporter RarD produces MTERTKGFLASISAFIIWGILPFYWKKLIEIPALEILAYRISMTFILLAIYVTFKQGKKITYLFDKKIILTSAYSALFLALNWLIYVWGVNSNKIIECSLGYYITPLVSVLFGRIFFKEDFTKLQIISILFATVSVLLLTIKYGKFPYVAVSLAITFSFYSVFRKKSSVKSVNGLFLETAILTPVSIAYIVMYGHNLFHLKTTITSLLIFSGFVTATPLLMYVYGIRTLRLSTVGMLQYIGPTLMFIIGLFVYKETFTTTHLISFLFIWIAIAIFIFEPNKKR; encoded by the coding sequence ATGACTGAACGCACAAAAGGGTTTCTTGCATCAATTTCAGCATTCATAATTTGGGGAATACTTCCGTTTTATTGGAAAAAACTTATTGAAATACCTGCCTTGGAAATTCTTGCCTATAGAATTTCCATGACATTTATCCTGCTTGCAATATACGTTACTTTTAAACAAGGAAAAAAGATAACGTATTTATTTGATAAAAAAATTATTCTTACTTCAGCATATAGTGCTTTATTTCTAGCGTTAAACTGGCTTATTTATGTTTGGGGAGTAAACAGTAATAAAATTATCGAATGCAGCTTAGGATATTATATCACACCACTTGTTAGTGTTTTATTTGGCAGAATATTCTTTAAAGAGGATTTTACAAAATTACAAATAATCTCCATTCTGTTTGCCACTGTTTCCGTCTTATTACTCACTATTAAGTATGGAAAATTTCCTTATGTGGCAGTGAGTCTTGCAATTACTTTTAGTTTTTATTCAGTATTTCGTAAGAAATCTTCAGTAAAATCAGTTAATGGATTGTTTCTTGAAACTGCTATTTTAACCCCTGTTTCCATTGCATATATTGTTATGTACGGACATAATCTTTTTCATTTAAAAACTACAATAACTTCTTTACTCATTTTTAGTGGTTTTGTTACTGCGACACCTTTGCTTATGTACGTTTATGGTATCAGGACGTTGCGTTTATCAACAGTGGGGATGCTTCAGTATATTGGTCCCACTTTAATGTTCATCATAGGACTGTTTGTATATAAAGAAACATTTACAACCACTCATTTAATTAGCTTTCTTTTTATATGGATAGCTATTGCCATTTTCATCTTTGAACCCAATAAAAAAAGATAA